The Mycobacterium haemophilum DSM 44634 sequence GTGACCCTGGCCAAGGGCCTCGGCGGCGGACTGCCGATCGGGGCGTGCCTGGCCACCGGGCCGGCCGCGGATTTGTTGGCGCCGGGTCTGCACGGCAGCACCTTTGGCGGCAACCCGGTCTGCACCGCGGCGGCACTTGCGGTGTTGCGGGTACTGGCGGCCCAGGACCTGGTGCGGCGTGCCGAGGTGTTGGGCAAGTCGATGCACAGCGGCATCGAATCACTCGGTCACCCGCTGATCGACCAGGTGCGCGGCCGCGGCTTGCTAGTGGGCATCGTGTTGACCGCGCCCTGTGCCAAAGACGCCGAGACGGCCGCGCGCGACGCTGGGTTTTTGGTCAACGCCGCAGCACCCGGGGTCATCCGGTTGGCCCCGCCGCTGATCATTACCGAATCCCAGATTGACAGCTTCATCGCCGCCCTGCCGGGCATCCTGGACGCTGCCGGAGCCGCAGCATGACGCGCCGGCGACGATGCAGAGCGAAGCGATGAGGAGGAGCGGCGCAGTTGACTAGGCATTTTCTGCGTGATGACGATCTGTCGCCGGCCGAGCAGGCCGATGTGCTGGCGCTCGCTGCGGACCTGAAGAAGGACCCGTTCAGCCGCCGTCCCCTCGAGGGGCCGCGTGGTGTCGCAGTCATTTTCGACAAGAACTCCACCCGTACCCGGTTCTCGTTCGAGATGGGCATTGCGCAGCTCGGTGGGCATGCCGTTGTGGTCGACGGGCGCAGCACCCAACTGGGCCGCGAGGAGACCCTGCAGGACACGGCAAGGGTGTTGTCCGGCTACGTCGACGCCATCGTCTGGCGAACCTTCGGACAACACCGGCTAGACGCCATGGCCGCGACCGCGATGGTGCCGGTGGTCAACGCGCTATCCGACGAGTTCCATCCGTGCCAGGTGTTGGCCGATCTGCAGACCATCGCCGAGCGCAAGGGCTCATTGAACGGCTTGCGGCTGTCCTACTTCGGAGATGGGGCCAACAACATGGCTCATTCGCTGATGCTCGGTGCGGTCACCGCAGGCATCCACGTCACCGTCGCCGCCCCAGTAGGTTTTACGCCGGATCCGTCAGTGCTGGCCGCGGCCAGGCAGCGTGCGGAGGTGACCGGCGCCTCGGTGACCGTGACCGTCGACGCGGATACGGCCGCCACGGGCGCCGACGTCCTGGTCACCGACACCTGGACGTCGATGGGGCAGGAAAACGACGGGCTGGACCGGATCAAGCCGTTTTGGCCGTTTCAGGTCAACGCCCGACTTGTGGGGTTGGCTGACTCGGAAGCTATTGTGCTGCACTGCCTTCCAGCTCACCGCGGTGACGAGATCACCGACGAGGTGATGGACGGACCGACCAGCGCGGTCTGGGATGAGGCCGAAAACCGGCTGCACGCGCAGAAGGCGCTGCTGGTGTGGCTGCTGGAGCGGCGCACATCAAATGACTAGCCCAGATGCCAAAGCCGCACCCGAGGTCAGCACCACCCGGGCGGGTCGACAGGCCCGCATCGTGGCGATCCTGTCATCGGCATCGGTGCGCAGTCAAAGCGAACTAGCGGCGTTGCTCGCCGATGAGGGCATCGATGTCACCCAGGCCACGTTGTCGCGAGATCTCGAGGAACTCGGCGCGGTGAAACTGCGCGGCGCCGATGGTGGCGTCGGGGTCTACGTTGTCCCCGAGGATGGCAGCCCGGTGCGCGGCGTGTCCGGCGGTACCGGGCGACTGTCCCGGCTGCTAAGCGAGCTGCTGGTATCCGCCGACTCCAGCGCAAACCTCGCCGTGCTGCGCACTCCACCCGGTGCGGCTGACTACTTGGCCAGTGCGATCGACCGCGCAGCGCTACCGTACGTGGTCGGTACCATCGCCGGCGACGACACCGTCTTCGTGGCTGCCCGCGAGCCAATGACTGGCTCTGAGCTGGCCACTGTTCTCGAAAGCCTCAAGTAGATAAGGAGATTGGTTGATGTCAGAACGCGTCATCCTGGCGTATTCGGGGGGGCTGGATACCTCGGTGGCGATCAGCTGGATCGGCAAGGAGACCGGCCGTGAGGTCGTGGCAGTAGCGATTGATCTCGGCCAGGGCGGCGAGGACATGGAGGTGGTACGTCAGCGGGCGTTGGACTGCGGCGCCGTTGAGGCCGTCGTTGTCGATGCCCGCGACGAGTTCGCCGAGGGCTATTGCTTGCCCACCGTCTTGAACAACGCGCTGTACATGGATCGGTATCCGCTGGTGTCCGCGATCAGCCGGCCGCTGATTGTCAAGCACCTGGTGGCGGCCGCGCGTGAGCACGGCGGCGGCATCGTCGCGCACGGTTGCACCGGCAAGGGCAACGACCAGGTCCGCTTCGAAGTCGGATTCGCTTCGTTGGCACCGGATCTCGAAGTACTGGCGCCGGTGCGCGACTACGCATGGACGAGAGAGAAGGCGATCGCGTTCGCCGAAGAGAATGCCATCCCCATCAATGTCACGAAGCGTTCACCGTTCTCGATCGACCAGAACGTGTGGGGCCGCGCAGTGGAAACCGGCTTCTTGGAACACTTGTGGAACGCGCCCACCAAAGACGTCTACTCCTACACCGACGACCCAACCGTCAACTGGAACACACCCGACGAGGTGATCGTCGGGTTCGAGCGGGGAGTGCCGGTATCGATTGACGGCAATCCGGTGTCAATGCTGGGCGCCATCGAGGAACTCAACCGCCGCGCTGGCGCGCAGGGCGTCGGGCGTCTCGACGTGGTCGAGGACCGGTTGGTGGGCATCAAGAGCCGCGAGATCTACGAGGCGCCCGGGGCGATGGTGCTCATCACTGCACACGCCGAACTCGAACACGTCACGTTGGAGCGCGAGTTGGGACGCTTCAAGCGTCAGACCGATCAGCGCTGGGCCGAACTGGTGTATGACGGACTGTGGTACTCGCCGCTGAAGGCCGCGCTGGAGAGTTTTGTTGCCAAGACCCAGGAGCACGTTTCCGGTGAAATCCGAATGGTGTTGCATGGCGGCCATATTGCGGTGAATGGACGGCGCAGCGCGGAATCCCTCTACGATTTCAATTTGGCCACCTACGACGAGGGCGACACCTTCGATCAGTCCGCGGCCCGCGGCTTCGTCTACGTGCACGGGTTGTCGTCGAAGCTCGCGGCACGTAGGGACTTACGGTGAGCCACGAGTGTGAATTGAGCGACGCGACACGCCGACAAGGCGTCGTCAGATTCACGCTCGGGGCAAAAAAGTGAGCGCGTTGTGGGGTGGGCGGTTCGCCGCCGGCCCTTCGGAGGCGTTGGCCGCGCTGAGCAAGTCCACCCACTTCGACTGGGCGCTGGCTCCGTACGACATCACCGCGTCCCGGGCGCACGCGAACGTGCTATTCCGGGCCGGGCTGCTCAATGAAGAGCAGCGCGACGGGTTGTTGGCTGGGTTGGACAGCCTCGCACAGGACGTTGCCGACGGCAGTTTCGGCCCGCTGGTCACCGACGAGGACGTGCACGCAGCGTTGGAGCGCGGGCTCATTGATCGGGTCGGCCCCGACCTGGGCGGCCGGCTGCGGGCCGGCCGGTCGCGTAACGATCAAGTGGCCACGCTGTTCCGGATGTGGCTACGCGACGCGGTGCGGCGGGTCGCTGCCGGAGCGCTCGAGCTCGTCGGTGCGCTGGCCAGTCAGGCGGCCGCGCACCCGAGCGTCATCATGCCTGGTAAAACCCATCTGCAGGCGGCCCAGCCGATCCTGCTGGCACACCATCTGCTCGCGCACGCGCATCCGTTGCTGCGTGATGTGGACCGGATCATCGACGTCGACAAGCGGGTCGCGGTGTCCCCGTACGGTTCGGGAGCATTGGCCGGGTCGTCGTTAGGCCTGGATCCGGACATGATCGCCCATGACCTGGGGTTCGTGGCCGCCGCCGACAATTCCGTCGACGCGACCGCCGCCCGCGATTTTGCGGCCGAGGCGGCGTTCGTCTTCGCCATGATCGCCGTCGACCTGTCGCGGCTCGCCGAAGACATCATTTTGTGGAGTTCCACCGAATTCGGTTATGTCACGCTGCATGATTCGTGGTCCACCGGCAGCTCGATCATGCCGCAGAAGAAGAATCCGGACATCGCCGAGCTGGCTCGCGGCAAGTCCGGGCGGCTGATCGGAAACCTGGCTGGGTTGCTGGCGACGCTGAAAGCCCAGCCGCTCGCCTATAACCGCGACTTGCAGGAAGACAAGGAGCCGGTGTTCGATTCGGTGGCCCAGCTGGAGCTGCTGCTGCCGGCGATGGCTGGGCTGGTAGCCAGCTTGACGTTCAATGTCGAGCGGATGGCCGCCCTAGCTCCGGCCGGCTATACCATGGCCACCGATATCGCTGAATGGCTTGTGCGACAGGGTGTTCCGTTTCGATCCGCGCATGAGTCCGCGGGTGCTGCGGTGCGGGTCGCCGAGGATCGCGGCGTCGGACTCGAGGAACTAACCGACGACGAACTGGCTGCCATCAGCCCCGAGCTGACGCCGCAGGTCCGCGAGGTGCTGACGGTTGAGGGCTCGGTGTCGTCGCGAGCTGCCCGTGGCGGTACCGCGCCAACTCAGGTAGCGGACCAACTGAATCTAGTGTTGGCGTCCTGCGATGCGCTGCGGGACCGGCTCAGTTAGCGGCCGCCCAGATGAGCTATCACCGACTCTTTGCCGGGCGGTTGTCCGCGGACTAAACTTCGGGCTCTAAGCGATCGGGTTGAACCGTTCGTCCTCGGTTTTCGTGACCAAGGGGTGGGACCAATGAGCGTCATCGCAAGTGTCTTCGGTGCGTTGCCCCCATACCGCTATTCACAGCAAGAGCTCACCGATTTTTTCCTCAACATCCCGGATTTCGCGGGTTACGAGGACATAGTTCGGCAGCTACACGCCAGCGCAAAGGTGAATAGTCGTCATCTGACCTTGCCGCTGGAGCGGTATCCGACGCTGACAGATTTCGGCGCGGCAAACCGGATTTTCATCGAACATGCGGTGGACCTTGGTTGCGAGGCGCTACTCGGCGCGCTTGACGAGGCGGGCCTGCATCCACAGGACGTCGACGTGATCGTGACGGCAACGGTGACCGGTCTCGCAGTCCCGTCCCTGGATGCGCGGATCGCGTGCCGTGTCGGGCTGCGCGCCGATGTGCGGCGGGTGCCATTGTTTGGCCTGGGCTGTGTGGCGGGCGCGGCGGGGGTAGCCCGGCTGCACGACTATCTGCGTGGCGCGCCGGACGCTGTCGCGGTCCTCATCGCGGTCGAGCTGTGCTCACTCACCTACCCGGGGTACAAGCCATCTCTGGCAGGTCTAGTCGGCAGTGCACTATTTGCTGACGGAGCAGCTGCGGTAGTCGCGGTCGGAGAGCGACGCGCCGAACAGATTGGCGCCGACGGGCCGGACATTGTTGCTTCGCGCAGCCATCTCTACCCAGACTCGCTGCGCACCATGGGCTATGACGTCGGTGCCGCCGGATTCGAGCTCGTCCTGTCGAAGGACCTAGCGGCCGTTGTCGAGCAGTACCTGGGCAACGACGTCGCCGACTTTCTGGCCACGCACGGCCTGACCACCACCGACATCGGCGCTTGGGTCACCCATCCCGGTGGTCCCAAGATCATCGACGCGATCACCGAAACACTCGACCTGCCACCGCAGGCCCTCGAACTGACCTGGCGTTCGCTTGGTGAGATCGGCAACCTGTCGTCGGCTTCGGTCCTGCATGTGCTGCGGGACACCATCGCAAAACCACCGCCAAGCGATAGCCCGGGGTTGATGATCGCGATGGGCCCCGGGTTCTGCTCCGAACTCGTACTGCTGCGCTGGCACTGATTTGCCGCTGATGGACAGCACGGAACCGGTGGCGGTGGTGGGAATTGGTTGCCGGTATCCGGGTGGAGTGGATTCGCCGGAGCGGTTATGGGAAGTCGTGGCAGAGGGCCGCGATGTGGTGTCGGACTTTCCGACGGACCGTGGCTGGGATTTGACGGAGCTATTTGATGCAGACCCTGATGCGGTAGGGAAGTCCTACAGTCGGTACGGCGGCTTTCTCACGAATGTCGCCGACTTCGACGCCACTTTCTTCGGGATTGCGCCCAGCGAAGCGCTGGCGATGGAACCGCAGCAGCGTCTGTTGCTGGAGGTGTCGTGGGAGGCGTTGGAACGCGCCGGGATTGACCCGACGACGTTGTCCGGTTCGACGACCGGTGTGTTCGCCGGCGTCTTCCATGGTTCCTACGGCGGTGCTTGCCGTGTTCCCGGGGATCTAGAGCGCTACGGCCTGCGTGGTTCGACGTTGAGTGTGGCCTCGGGTCGGGTGGCCTATGCGTTGGGCTTGGAAGGTCCGGCGGTGTCGATCGATACGGCGTGTTCGTCGTCGCTGGTGGCGATACACCTGGCGGTGCAGTCGCTGCGCTCTAGGGAATGCAGCTTGGCGCTAGCCGGAGGTGTGACCGTGATGGCCACCCCGGCGATATTCGTCGACTTCAGCCGCCAACGCGCGCTATCTGCTGACGGCCGGTGTAAGGCCTATGCCGGCGCCGCCGACGGGACTGGGTTTTCCGAAGGCGTTGGAATGTTGGTGTTGGAGCGGTTGCCGGATGCCCGTCGGCGGGGGCACCCGGTGTTGGCTGTGGTGCGGGGATCGGCGGTCAATCAGGATGGCGCCTCCGCTGGACTGGCGACACCTCATGGGCCCTCGCAGCAGCGAGTGATTCGGGCGGCGTTGGCGAATGCGCGGTTGAGTGCTGCCGACGTGGACCTGGTGGAAGGCCACGGAACTGGGACCCAGTTGGGGGATCCGATTGAGGCCCAGGCAATTTTGGCGACGTATGGCCAGGACCGCCCGGCGGATCGGCCGTTGTGGCTGGGGTCGATGAAATCGAACATGGGTCATACTCAGGCAGCGGCCGGCGTCGCTGGCGTGATCAAATTGGTGCAAGCGATGCGGCACGGGGTGATGCCGAAGACACTGCACGTAGATGTGCCCACGCCGAAAGTTGATTGGTCGGCGGGGGCGGTGTCCTTGCTGACCGATCCGCGACCGTGGCCGGTGACGGATCGACCGCGGCGGGCCGCGGTGTCATCGTTCGGGATCAGTGGGACGAATGCGCATCTGATTGTCGAGCAGGCCCCGGCGGATTCCTCGTCGGCCGCGGAAAACATTGCGGTGGAGCTTACGCCGGCGGCGGCGTGGGTATTGTCGGGTCGTTCGTCTGCGGCGCTGGTCAACCAAGCGCAGCGATTGTTGGCATGGGTTGGCGCCGACGAGGGCTTGAGCGCTATCGATGTGGGGTGGTCGCTGGCCACGACGCGGTCGGTGTTCGAGCATCGGGCGGTGCTGGTGGGTGCCGATCGAGGGCAGTTGTTGGCGGGGCTGGCGGGGTTGGCCGCCAGCCAACCGGGTGCGGGTGCGGTCGTGGGGCGCGCCCGCTCGGTGGGCAAGACGGTCTACGTGTTTCCCGGGCAGGGCTCGCAATGGGTCGGCATGGGAGCCCAATTGCTCAATACTTCAAGGGTGTTCGCTGACCAGATGCTCCGGTGCGACAAAGCGCTCAGCGAGTACGTGAAATGGTCGCTGACCGACGTCATCCGCGGAGCGACAGGTGCGCCGGGTCTGGACCGGGTCGATGTGGTGCAGCCGACGCTGTGGGCGGTGATGGTGTCGCTGGCCGAGCTGTGGCGCTCAGTCGGCGTGGTGCCCGACGCCGTCATCGGCCATTCGCAAGGCGAAATCGCGGCGGCATACGTGGCGGGAGCGTTGACGCTGGAGGACGCCGCCCGGGTGGTCGCACTGCGTAGCCGACTGCTGCTGCAGTTATCGGGTGCCGGCGGCATGGTTTCACTGGCTTGTGGGCTGCCGCAAGCCCACGAGCTGGTGTCACAGTACGAAGGGCGGCTGAATATCGCTGTTGTCAACAGCGTTTCGGCGGTAGTTGTGTCCGGAGAGGTGCCCGCGCTAGAGGAGCTGATGCGACGTTGTGCGGCCGACAACGTTCGCGCCCGCCGGATCGATGTCGACTACGCTTCGCACTCGGCTGCGGTCGATGCGATTCGCGCGCCTCTCATCGAGGCGCTAGCCGGCATCGAACCCCATGTTGCCTCAGCGGATTTCTTCTCTACGGTGACCGGTGATCGCATGGATACCGCAGAATTGGGTGCTGACTACTGGTATCGAAGCATCCGGTTGACGGTGCAGTTCGAGCAGGCAGTGCGTCGTGCGTACGATGCCGGGTATCGAGTGTTCATCGAGTCCAGTCCGCACCCAGTACTGATTGCCGGGATCGACGAAACCCTCACCGATTGCCGGCGCGATAGTGCCGACAACACTGTGGTCATCCCGTCACTGGTCCGCGACGACGGTGGCCTGGAACGGTTTTGGCTGTCGGTGGGGCAGGCTCATGTTGCGGGCGTAGCTGTAAATTGGCGGGCGGCCTTCGCGGATCGGGGCGGGCAGCCGGTGGAACTCCCGACCTATGGGTTTGTGCGGCGGCGTTTTTGGTTACCGGGTGGGTCAGGAGGCCCGGAAGCTGTGGGCGATTTGGGAGTTGCCGCGGCTAAGCATCCCTTGTTGGGCGCCGTAGTAGAGCTGCCCGATTCCGGTGGGGTGGTGCTGACAGCCCGGTTGTCGTCAGCGGCCCAGCCGTGGTTGGCCGACCATGCGGTCGCCGGGGTGGGGTTGTTCCCGGGGACAGGATTCGTGGAGTTGGCCAGCAGGGCCGGTGATGAGGTCGGTTGCCCGGTGATCGAGGAGCTGACGTTGTTGGCCCCACTGGTGCTGCCGACGGCGGGCGGGGTGCCGGTCCGGGTGCTCGTCGGTGCCGCCGGAAATTCGGGCTTGCGGTCGGTGTCGGTGTATTCGGCTGACGCCCAGCCAGGTTCGGTGTGGTTGCTGCACGCGGAGGGTGTGTTGGGCCCCACGTCGGTGGAACCGAGCACGGATCTGTCGGTCTGGCCGCCCGTAGGCGCGGTAGCGGTGGATGTCACCGGTGCCTACGACAGCTTGGCGCGGCGTGGCTATCAGTATGGCCCGGCCTTCCGCGGACTGCGGGCGATGTGGCGACGGGGGAGCGAGTTGTTCGCCGAAGTTACTGTCCCGCAGGACGCTGCAGCGACGGCGGGAGGCTTCGGCATTCATCCGGTGTTGTTGGACGCGGCATTGCATGCGATGGGGATGGCCGGGGGAGACGCTGATGAGCACACCCAGATCGTCCTGCCGTTTAACTGGCGGGGCGTGTCTTTACACGCGGCCGGTGCATCGCGGGCGCGGGTGCGTATCGCAGCGGCAGGTGCCAGGGCGGTGTCGGTCGACATGGCCGACGCAACAGGGTTACCCGTATTCACGGCGCGGTCGTTGACCATGCGGCCGGTGTCGGCACAGCAGTTAGCCGCGGCGGTGGCTCGTCCAGACAGTGGCGGTCTGTGGCAGGTGGCGTGGTCACCGATGGCGTTGGCGGGCGACGGTAGTAGCGGTCACGGTGACGATCGCGTGGTCGTGTGGGAGCCGACGGCTGCCAGTGGGGACGTGGTGGCAGCGGTGCACGCGGCCACCACTGCGGCGTTGGGGGTGTTGCAGTCGTGGCTAGCCGGTGACCAACCAGGGGTGTTGGTGGTACTGACCGGTGGGGCAGTCGCATGTGCCGGTGCCGAGGTCACGGATTTGGCTGCGGCGGCGGTGTGGGGTTTGGTGCGGTCGGCACAGGCCGAGCACCCGGATCGGGTAGTGCTGGTCGATTCGGACGGATCGGTCGATGTTGGATCTGTAATCAGTTGTGGTGAACCACAATTAGTGATTCGCCACGGCGTGGTGTATGGCGCCAGATTGGTGCCAGCCGGGGCGGGCTCGGTCTTGACGCTGCCGTCCGGAAGATGGCGCATGGCCGCCGGCGGAGGCGGAACGCTAGACGATTTGCTGGTGGGCCCGTGTCCGCGGACGGAATTGGCTGCCGGGCAAGTACGGGTGGCGGTAGCTGCGGTCGGAGTGAATTTCCGGGATGTATTGGTGGCGTTGGGCGTGTATCCCGGCGGCGGAGAGCTCGGGGTCGAGGGCGCCGGGGTGGTTGTCGAGGTCGGCCGCGGCGTGACCAGGGTGGCTGTCGGCGATGCCGTCCTGGGGTTGCTAGGGGTGGTGGGCTCTGAGGCGGTGGTTGATGAGCTGCTGGTAACCACGGTGCCGGCGGGTTGGTCGCTGGTGGACGCCGCAGCTGTGCCGGTGGTGTTTTTGACGGCGTGGTACGGGCTATCGGCGTTGGCGGATCTTCGGGCTGGGCAGCGGGTGTTGGTGCACGCCGCCACCGGCGGGGTGGGGATGGCCGCGGTACAGCTGGCCCGGCACTGGGGCGCCGAAGTCTTTGCCACTGCCGGTCGCGGCAAGTGGAATACCCTGCGGGAAATGGGCTTTGACGATGACCATATTGGTGATTCGCGGACTCTCGAATTCGAGGAGAAGTTTTTGTCGGCCACCGGCGGGGCCGGGGTCGACGTGGTGCTCAACTCGCTGGCCGGAAAGCTCACTGACGCGTCATTGCGGCTGCTGCCCCGGGGCGGGCGTTTCATCGAGATGGGCAAAACCGATCTTCGCGATCCGCGTGAAATCGCCGAACAGCATCGCGGGGTGGAATATCGGGCGTTCGATTTGATCGAAGTGGGGCCAGATCGTACCGCTACGATGCTGGCCGAATTGATGGAGCTGCTGCAGGGCGGCACCTTACACCCACTGCCGGTCAAGACCTTTGATGTGCGGTGTGCCTCGGCGGCGTATCGATTTGTCAGTCAGGCCCGCCATATCGGCAAAGTCGTGCTGACGATTCCAGGTGGGCCCGGCGAGATACTCAGTGGATGTGGCGGGCTGGCCGGGAGCACCGTGGTGATCCCCGGGGGCACAGGCATGGCCGGTTCGGCACTGGCCCGCCATCTCGTCAGCCGCTATCGGGTGGCCCATGTAGTGCTGCTCAGCCGGGCTGGTGCCGACGTCGACGGCGTCGCGGAGTTGGTCGGCCAACTGCAAGAGGGCGGCGCACAGGTATCGGTGGCGGCTTGCGATGTGGCCGATCGCGATTCGGTAGCAGCGATGCTCGCACGGATACCCACGACTTATCCACTCCGCGGAATCATCTATGCTGCCGGGATTCTCGATGACGGGCTGACCTCGTCGCTCACTGCCGAGCGCGTGGACGCGGTGTTGCGGGCCAAAGTCGATGGTGCCTGGAATCTGCATGAACTGACCCAAGATCGGGACTTATCGGCATTCGTCATGTTTTCCTCGATGGCGGGAATCGTCGGCACCCCGGGCCAGGCCAACTACGCAGCAGCCAACAGTTTCCTCGACGGGCTGGCCGCCTACCGACAGGCACGTGGATTGCCGGGTTTATCGCTGGCCTGGGGGCTGTGGGAACAAGCCTCGACAATGACCGCCCACCTCGCCGATCGCGACAAGGCGCGGATGAGCCGGGTTGGACTCGCCCCATTATCCACCCAGCGGGCACTCGAACTGTTCGACACCGCCTTGCTGGGTGAGATTCCTTTGGTGGTGGCCGCCCAGCTGGATCGAGCCGCATTGTCCGACAACGCTGCCGCGCTGCCCCCGCTCTTGCACCAGTTGAGCACCCGTCGGGCACGACGCGTGATCGATGACGCTGAGGCTGAGGCCACCGCCGCCTCCACGGCAGGCCTGGTCGCGCGCCTGCAAGGTCTTTCCGCTGAACAGCGCCATCACACGCTGGTAGGTCTGGTCTGCAGCAACGCCGCCACCGTACTGGGGAATAGCGCCGCAGACATTAACCCGGAGCGCACGTTCCAAGATCTGGGGTTTGACTCACTGACCGCCGTGGAACTGCGCAACCGGCTGAAAATTGCGACCGGACTTACTCTTTCATCCGCGCTGATCTTCGACTACCCCACCCCGGCGGTGCTGGCTGAATACCTCGACGCCCAGTTAGCCATTCCAAGTGGTGAGCCCAACGTGATGGCCCGGTTCAACGACATCGCCCGAGAGCTGGAAACGCTTCTGCGCCAGCCGAACTGGAACTCGCACAACAAAGCGCACCTGTCTACGCGGATCCACAACTTGCTGATGACCCTCAGCGCTACCGAACAACCCGATAATGAACACCTCGACGACGACATTGCGGCCGCCACCGAAAGCGAACTCTTCGCGATCCTCGACGAAGAACTCGGGCACTGACGCCCCGGCAAGGAGTAACAATGCCGAGCACCGCCAAGCATGTTGATTACCTAAAGCGTCTCACGGCAGATCTGCGGCGCACCCGGCGACGTCTCGCTAAGTTGGAAGCCAAGCAATCCGAGCCGGTGGCCGTAGTCGGTATGGCCTGCCGCTATCCGGGCGGGGTTGATTCGCCTGAAGCATTGTGGCAGTTGGTAGTTGACGGCCGCGATTCGGTGTCCGAATTCCCGGCGGATCGCGGCTGGAACATCGACGGTTTGTTCGACCCCGATCCCGACGCCGCGGGCAAAATGTACGTCCGACACGGCTCATTTTTGGCGAACGCAGGCGATTTCGATGCCGCATTTTTCGGTATTGGTCCCAGCGAGTCCTTGGCGATGGATCCCCAGCAGCGGTTGATGTTGGAGAT is a genomic window containing:
- a CDS encoding type I polyketide synthase, with amino-acid sequence MDSTEPVAVVGIGCRYPGGVDSPERLWEVVAEGRDVVSDFPTDRGWDLTELFDADPDAVGKSYSRYGGFLTNVADFDATFFGIAPSEALAMEPQQRLLLEVSWEALERAGIDPTTLSGSTTGVFAGVFHGSYGGACRVPGDLERYGLRGSTLSVASGRVAYALGLEGPAVSIDTACSSSLVAIHLAVQSLRSRECSLALAGGVTVMATPAIFVDFSRQRALSADGRCKAYAGAADGTGFSEGVGMLVLERLPDARRRGHPVLAVVRGSAVNQDGASAGLATPHGPSQQRVIRAALANARLSAADVDLVEGHGTGTQLGDPIEAQAILATYGQDRPADRPLWLGSMKSNMGHTQAAAGVAGVIKLVQAMRHGVMPKTLHVDVPTPKVDWSAGAVSLLTDPRPWPVTDRPRRAAVSSFGISGTNAHLIVEQAPADSSSAAENIAVELTPAAAWVLSGRSSAALVNQAQRLLAWVGADEGLSAIDVGWSLATTRSVFEHRAVLVGADRGQLLAGLAGLAASQPGAGAVVGRARSVGKTVYVFPGQGSQWVGMGAQLLNTSRVFADQMLRCDKALSEYVKWSLTDVIRGATGAPGLDRVDVVQPTLWAVMVSLAELWRSVGVVPDAVIGHSQGEIAAAYVAGALTLEDAARVVALRSRLLLQLSGAGGMVSLACGLPQAHELVSQYEGRLNIAVVNSVSAVVVSGEVPALEELMRRCAADNVRARRIDVDYASHSAAVDAIRAPLIEALAGIEPHVASADFFSTVTGDRMDTAELGADYWYRSIRLTVQFEQAVRRAYDAGYRVFIESSPHPVLIAGIDETLTDCRRDSADNTVVIPSLVRDDGGLERFWLSVGQAHVAGVAVNWRAAFADRGGQPVELPTYGFVRRRFWLPGGSGGPEAVGDLGVAAAKHPLLGAVVELPDSGGVVLTARLSSAAQPWLADHAVAGVGLFPGTGFVELASRAGDEVGCPVIEELTLLAPLVLPTAGGVPVRVLVGAAGNSGLRSVSVYSADAQPGSVWLLHAEGVLGPTSVEPSTDLSVWPPVGAVAVDVTGAYDSLARRGYQYGPAFRGLRAMWRRGSELFAEVTVPQDAAATAGGFGIHPVLLDAALHAMGMAGGDADEHTQIVLPFNWRGVSLHAAGASRARVRIAAAGARAVSVDMADATGLPVFTARSLTMRPVSAQQLAAAVARPDSGGLWQVAWSPMALAGDGSSGHGDDRVVVWEPTAASGDVVAAVHAATTAALGVLQSWLAGDQPGVLVVLTGGAVACAGAEVTDLAAAAVWGLVRSAQAEHPDRVVLVDSDGSVDVGSVISCGEPQLVIRHGVVYGARLVPAGAGSVLTLPSGRWRMAAGGGGTLDDLLVGPCPRTELAAGQVRVAVAAVGVNFRDVLVALGVYPGGGELGVEGAGVVVEVGRGVTRVAVGDAVLGLLGVVGSEAVVDELLVTTVPAGWSLVDAAAVPVVFLTAWYGLSALADLRAGQRVLVHAATGGVGMAAVQLARHWGAEVFATAGRGKWNTLREMGFDDDHIGDSRTLEFEEKFLSATGGAGVDVVLNSLAGKLTDASLRLLPRGGRFIEMGKTDLRDPREIAEQHRGVEYRAFDLIEVGPDRTATMLAELMELLQGGTLHPLPVKTFDVRCASAAYRFVSQARHIGKVVLTIPGGPGEILSGCGGLAGSTVVIPGGTGMAGSALARHLVSRYRVAHVVLLSRAGADVDGVAELVGQLQEGGAQVSVAACDVADRDSVAAMLARIPTTYPLRGIIYAAGILDDGLTSSLTAERVDAVLRAKVDGAWNLHELTQDRDLSAFVMFSSMAGIVGTPGQANYAAANSFLDGLAAYRQARGLPGLSLAWGLWEQASTMTAHLADRDKARMSRVGLAPLSTQRALELFDTALLGEIPLVVAAQLDRAALSDNAAALPPLLHQLSTRRARRVIDDAEAEATAASTAGLVARLQGLSAEQRHHTLVGLVCSNAATVLGNSAADINPERTFQDLGFDSLTAVELRNRLKIATGLTLSSALIFDYPTPAVLAEYLDAQLAIPSGEPNVMARFNDIARELETLLRQPNWNSHNKAHLSTRIHNLLMTLSATEQPDNEHLDDDIAAATESELFAILDEELGH